In Agromyces sp. G08B096, a genomic segment contains:
- the tsaB gene encoding tRNA (adenosine(37)-N6)-threonylcarbamoyltransferase complex dimerization subunit type 1 TsaB, whose protein sequence is MLLAIDTSTGTSVAVVDRDGGVLAEVSTDDPMRHAEAIGPFIRDALAEAGIVPSRLSGVAAGMGPGPFTGLRVGIAAAHAFALGIARPVVPVPSHDAVAWAWYEAGGTGALQVVTDARRRESAVSEYDGLDDAGLPVRVAGPMLAPRDEVSPARGIRFDAELVPAGAVGMLAELAFAAGRLPLAADEPIYLRAPDVTPSPGKRVLR, encoded by the coding sequence ATGCTCCTCGCGATCGACACGTCCACCGGCACGTCCGTCGCCGTGGTGGATCGCGACGGCGGCGTCCTCGCCGAGGTCTCGACCGACGACCCCATGCGGCACGCTGAGGCGATCGGTCCGTTCATCCGCGACGCGCTCGCCGAGGCCGGCATCGTCCCGTCGCGGTTGTCGGGCGTCGCCGCGGGCATGGGGCCCGGCCCGTTCACGGGCCTGCGCGTCGGCATCGCCGCCGCGCATGCCTTCGCGCTCGGCATCGCCCGCCCGGTCGTGCCGGTGCCGAGTCACGACGCGGTCGCCTGGGCGTGGTACGAGGCCGGGGGAACGGGTGCGCTGCAGGTCGTGACCGACGCCCGGCGCCGCGAGTCCGCGGTGTCGGAGTACGACGGCCTCGACGACGCGGGGCTCCCGGTGCGGGTCGCAGGCCCCATGCTGGCGCCCCGCGACGAGGTGTCGCCGGCGCGGGGCATCCGCTTCGACGCGGAGCTCGTGCCGGCCGGCGCGGTGGGCATGCTCGCGGAGCTCGCGTTCGCCGCCGGCCGGCTGCCGCTCGCCGCCGACGAGCCGATCTACCTGCGCGCACCGGACGTCACGCCCTCGCCAGGCAAGCGGGTGCTGCGATGA
- the rimI gene encoding ribosomal protein S18-alanine N-acetyltransferase: protein MSRMLRRARLDDLAAVMELERATFTDDAWPEDAMRREFESPHGYYLVVVDDAAPEVILGYAGLLAGRGSGEGDIQTIAVASDLRGQGVGRTLMQALIAEARRRGAERLFLEVRADNPVARALYDSLGFVEIGVRPRYYRGGIDAVLMRLDVPEPVTAPASPQEAP, encoded by the coding sequence ATGAGCCGGATGCTCCGCCGCGCGCGGCTCGACGATCTCGCGGCGGTGATGGAGCTCGAGCGAGCCACGTTCACCGACGATGCGTGGCCGGAAGACGCGATGCGGCGCGAGTTCGAGAGCCCGCACGGGTACTACCTGGTGGTGGTCGACGACGCGGCACCGGAGGTGATCCTCGGGTACGCGGGGCTCCTCGCGGGGCGCGGCAGCGGCGAGGGAGACATCCAGACCATCGCCGTCGCGTCCGATCTCCGCGGGCAGGGCGTCGGCCGAACGCTGATGCAGGCGCTCATCGCCGAGGCGAGGCGCCGCGGCGCCGAGCGGCTCTTCCTCGAGGTGCGCGCCGACAATCCCGTGGCGCGCGCGCTCTACGACTCGCTCGGGTTCGTCGAGATCGGCGTGCGTCCGCGCTACTACCGCGGCGGCATCGACGCCGTCCTCATGCGACTGGACGTCCCGGAGCCCGTGACCGCGCCCGCGTCCCCTCAGGAGGCACCGTGA